Part of the Hippoglossus stenolepis isolate QCI-W04-F060 chromosome 4, HSTE1.2, whole genome shotgun sequence genome is shown below.
CTGTGTGTTTCCAGGAGAGGTTCATTGTTGTACGGGAGCCCAACGGGACTCTTCGGAAGGGGagctgggaggagagagaccgGCTTGTTCAGGTCTACTTCCCCAAGGAGGGACGCAAGCTCACAGCCCCCCTCATCTTCAAGGAAGAGAATATGAAAGTAGGACATgtcaaaatattataatattgatATTTCTGGATCATATTAGGCTCTTATTACTCCCTTCATCACCAAAACAGTACCAGCGCTTGTGTCTTTCTTCCCTCTACTTCATGATTCCCTCGATCTCCTGCTTTttccacagcagacattttgactgattGTTGTGGGAAGTGTAGTATTGTGTCTCAGAGTAGTATCAATGTTAATTATACCCATCCCTGCCACTTACAGTAAATATGCTAAGACTGAGTATGTAGTACAGACCTGGgtcactgtttatttattgcATGTAACtaattaaacattaattattGCATTGATAAATCTCCTACTTTTAATCTTAAAAAGTGAGTTTTCTGTTGCATTGCAATATTGCATTCAGTACGTAGAGCATCGGTATTCCATAATTTCTATACTTACTAACTACTATATTATGACTACAATATAGTATGTGAGACAAGTAGATGATGTACTGGTACACACAGCAGACAGTAACCATACATCTAGATAAGACCTTTTACATGTCTTAGTACTCTGTTGTCTAGTATTTCACAGGATAGGAGCGAATACACATTTCTGACCTGGATGtgtcattttcaaacacaaagatATGAAAACAACACCCATACGTTTTCTGCTGTTAATCCAGAGAAATGATAGGTTATCCTCCCTGACAGTGGAGCAAAGGTGTATTGTAAAGGGAGATCTGTGAACACCCACACAGTCCTGAAAAAAGACCCAATTGggcaaagaaactgaaaaccTCTGTATCTAATCAGTTTTCTGAGCCACTCACGCTTCTCTCTCTGTTAGATGGTGTTTACTCAGGACCGGCACGAGGATGTGTTGGACCTGTGTCTGGTCCAGTTTGAACCAGACTCCTCAGAATACATCAGGGTAAGATGACATTGAGCTTCTTGGTATTTTGACCCGATCACCACCTCCACTGAAAGAACGCAGTCTGTGCAACCATGAAATTTCCCATGTCAGTTTCTATATTTTCTTAAGGTCATCTGATACAGAGAGTCAAATGGAAGGAGAAGATGATTTGGAAGTTTCTGAATTTCATGTGAAGACCATTGTGTTGAATGATTGCACACAAGAGAAAATCCCCATGAAGTGTGTAATGAATCTCCTCCTGGTGTTTAGGTGCACGCTGCCGCCTATGAGGACCTGGAAAAGCATGGCAAGTACGAGCTGCTGTGCTCCACCAGACACTTAGGAGGAATGGCCTGGTACCTGGTCAACGCTCGCAGGGTCGACGGGCTCATAGTGGACATGCTGAAGAGAGGGCTGTGAGTTTGTCTGAAGTTAATCTCTATGAACAGATTTCTTGATGTGAAAATACAGACTGTAGGCGAGGAGCAAGATATTGGGGCTGGAAGCCTTCTGCTTTCTGGTTCTAGTTTGACCAGTaatgtttgagcaggctttggttgcccgcagGTTAATGGTTCTTATGGAGAGCTAAAGAGGTcgaacacattgactgaaatgcatcagctgTTTAATTTacctgcattcatatgcagatagctgttacTGAGATGAGCctgtctggacctaaaacacctagaAAAAGTATCACTGTGTTTTATGTGGAGAGACGTTTGACTGTAAACGGTGGCCTGAAAATCTGCCCTGTTCACCTGAAGCCCCCAAAAATATTAGACGTTGCTTCTAGAGGCAAATTCCTCATCAGACGATAGCCGGTGGACTCAGAGattggaggtggaggtgtgacagTAATGCTTCATACAGGTGTGAGGGACTATTTTTGTTGTTAATGTTCAGACTGGGAaatctgatatatatatatatatatacccgAGTTTAAACTTAGTTAGGCCATACCACTGTAGCTATGCCTCCTCTGATGTAAGCCACCAGTATCTATGTATGGACACgtggctacatccatactatgTTTTTGTAACAGGGTTTTAGGCGAATCGTGACTAATAACAACCAGCAATCTGGAAGCGAAACTTACtgttttccccccccaaaattCACGAGTTTTCAGTGATgcgttttaaaagtaaaatgtagtAATGTGTATGTAgcctgtgttaatgtgtgtttatctgtttccAGGTTTAAGGATGCCGTGAGCCTAGTGTCTCTGTTCCACATGGTCCACCCCAACAGTGAGTCAGCCCAGGAGGCTGCCAGCCAACAGGCCACTGGTACTGACCTGCTTAAGGTGAGAACAGCTCAACCCTGAACTACTTGCTCCTCTTTTACACTTTGATTCACTCAGCTGTGTGTATGTTATAAAACATCGCCATTTGATCCAGAAATTGTCCAGGTCATATAAGTTGTGTCCCCAAGGCAATGAGGTTCATCAGGAGTCAGGTAGCTCTCGAGAGGTCAAGTCAAGGCCGTCTCATCTAAGGTTTCTCATGTGGGCGGTTTGAGTTTTTCTGCAGCGTGGGAACTGCGGGGCCAGACTCGGGACACATCAGGTCTTATTAGCGCTCGCAGCCCATCAGCCTTGAAGCAGCGAGGAGGGACATTGAGAATGACAGCCATTTAATGTGAAATGTTAGCAGCAGGAGACACGGGTGTGTGTCTGCTACAGTCACTGTCACGCAAGACCTCTCGTTTAGTCACGGTAGATTTTGGAgcactttctgtttttcaagTCTGCCACTAAAACAGTTATCATGAATTTAGTCTTAGAACAGTTTTATGTGTAGCCTTAACTGCAAAGTAATTGCCATGACCTTTTTCTAGATTCCTCCATTTTGCTGACCACTGACCCTTGTTCCTGCAGATCTATGCCCAGATGGAGTCCCAGAGGTCGGGCTACATTGAACTGGCCCTGCAGGCATACGAACAGACGGCTGCTGAAGAATCTGCTGCTTGACTCACTCACTCCTAGACAGAAATATACAAATTCAATGAAGAGGAGCACCGGGAACCACTTCCTGAAAAATGGACTGACAGAATTGTCTGTTAATTAACTGTTTGGGTCAAAGAGTAGTGACATGTGCTTCTCGACTTGAAAAAATAACTCTCTTTACTTAACAGCCGtcaatttgaaaagaaaaagctttaaCTCATCTTGTCCAATGAACAGTCTGTTAGTACAACATGTAGAGAAATTATCTGTATGTGTTTTACATTTGGAGCTCATAGTCAAacctgaaatataaaatcattcattcattctttcataAAAGTAGGCAAAAGTTAGGGGGCACAATTAAACTACTTTTCATGCACaagacacaaaatataaaaaatgtcataaGACCGGTCATGTGCGGTTTTCGACCACGGTTTGGACCCTCAAATGTGTCGACAGACAAAAAGAGTGGAGAACATTCGGGTCTCAGGCCCTAATGATGTACATAACAAAATAAAGATCTTTGTACGTATGTGATGTGTTGCAGGAGTGAAACAACTTAAATCCTGGGTAACATACTGGGGAAGACTTTATTAAAAGTTGggcatttgattatttttttcaagtaCAGATACTTGGTTCTGTTTTAGCTTATTGGATAAACATTCAGCTAAAAGTCGTGTTGATTCTGGTTTTGAGAAAGAAACATGCACCAGGATAagatgtcaaataaaaatgGGTAAGACAGACACAGTTTAACTAAATGGGGGATATACTATGTAAAAAGAAGTCCTTGGAAGACACAGACAGTCTTGTTCCACATAGAAATCCACAAAAACATCTCTAATGAGCTCTATGTTAGAGGAAATAGCAAGAATTCCTCAATGGCTTTGATAACACCCTGATCAACAATATATGAGGTATACGAGACGAGATTAAAGGGAAATTCAGTAAAGGCAcagctgggatttgaacccagaaTCTCTTAACTAGgcaggcactttcaccaactaagccacagcactGCTGTAAGGAAGAAGCATAAGAGTATTTTTAGTTGCATGAAGATGTGCCATCAGCTGGTGAAACACCTAGAAGTGGGATGCATACtatccccctttttctttttattgtaaaCCGATGACACTTTAAATACGTTCACAAAACTACTTGACCATAAATTGTCTGAACGGTAGAAAAACTGTTTAATTGTGTCGTGTAAACAAAGCCACCTACATCAGTCTCCACGGGAAAGGATCGTGGTGACTGCAATGTACACCAGGCCacatttcaaatacatttatacaaaacCGCAAAAACACTCATCCCCATTTCTCATTAAACTCAATAGCTTCCCTTTCAGTTTGTAGGCTAGTTCTCCGGTTGGAATAATCAAAGTTGTTCACACTAACCTCATGGAATCAGAATTTAGTTACAAATCAATATGACTATTTCAGCTTGCATCCGAAAAACACCAGTTAATTAGGTTTCAAAGGCATTTGAGTCTGTCAGACAGCCTATGTCATGGTCCTTTGTGTTGTTTGGTCACTTATACACTGGAAAAGAGTTTGGCTCTGTTCTTATTCACTCATTAACTCGTCATCCAGGTTGATATCTGTGGTGTCGATATCCTCCAAGTCAAAATTGTCCAGATCCAGATCATCCAGGTCCTACAGAAGGAGAATATTTAGTTTATGTTTACATACAATAACGTATAACATTGCTCATTTTTGccacatgtttaaaaagtgctttaaCTCCTCATGCATATCCACCTCAAGTTCCTCTGCTGGTTCGTCACGTCCGGGCCCGTCTGACGCCACGTTTGTCTCTGTAGGAGCTTCTAGTGCTGTTAAAACCAGTGACTCGGCCTGCAGCGACACAAGAGGCTCCTGGCTGTCCTCTGTCCCTTCTGTGGACTGTCCCTCTTCTCTTGGTTCTTGCGCTGGGTCTGGCTTTAATACTGGCATTGTATCATCAAGTGGGTCCATCAGTGGATCAAGGTCAAACCCTGTAGAAGTCTCGACTTGCACAGGCACATCCAGCACTGAGCTGCCTGTGTTTTCAAAGGAGATGAGCTCCTCCACTGCGACCACTGATGGTGCTGTTTCCAAAACCTCTTCCTTAGTAACAGAAGTTTCTGCTTCTAATGCTACTGCTTCTGTATCTATGACGGGTGGTTCATCGAAAGAGATCACATCTTTTTCCTGCTTGTCATGAACAGGAatttcttcagctgctgcagattctgTTGCTTGTTCATCTGTGTCGATTGTTAATGCTGTGTTAACTGGAACATCCTCGGCTGCTAAGGtttttgttgccatgacggCCTCTACTGTTGTCTCAGTGATGCATGTTTCAGAATCACTGGCGTCATTAGCAGCATCAGTCACTTGAGACATTTCCTGAACATCCTCCACAACTGAAGATGCGACTTTCTCTGCAGGTGTGGACTGTACCATCTCTGGCTCTTTGGGGGTAGTGTCTATGATGGACTCCTCCAAGATGTCTTCCTCTACAGGGTCTGAAGCCTCCTCTAATGTAGTGATGGTGTCTTCCCTTATTGCTGCCACCTCTGGTTCAGGTGCAGCCACCTCACCCCCAGCCACCTGGGTGTCATCATCCTCCTGAGTCATGGCGACAGGAAGAGGTGAAGCTGCTGATGGAATGGATTCTTCTTCGGTTGTTGAAACAGGATCAGTCACCTCCTGTGGAATTGGTTCCTCcactgctggtgctgctgcttgtGGAGGTGCAGCTGCTGCTACTATGAAGCTTTCCTTCACGCTTTGCACCTCTTCCTGTACATAGAACGCAAAAAATGACTGCTCAAATTTAAAGTAACTATATTCAGTATATACTAAGGCAACTCCTACATGACACAAGACATTTGAGGCAATCTGTTGAACCTGCTAGGCAAGtatgtcaaagtaaaaacaaatcattttcttttcccagtaGGGGGCGCTAAGACCAAGACTAAAATTGGGCCAGTAGATGTCTTAAGACCTGGACGTTTCAGAGAGATCTGATGACATGGCGACGAGTTacaagttgttttatttttgtccatgGCGGGATGTATGGATAATGTGTAATACAATAAAAACGATAAATATCAGGGAGAGTTGGGTTAATATTTTTTGACCAATCTGACATAGTTGGctctttcagtttttcatgCTGTACTAAACTGATTTTTTCTTAAGAGATTAAAATCAAATGATAAATGTTTAGCAGTGCTCCTAGAGGGCAGAACAAGAGTTGGCTCCCTGTGTATTTTATCTTGCGCTGCTGCAGCCTCTATATTAATCTCACGACATTCAATTTAAACTTGATGCTGACTGCTTTTACAAATGTAGTAAAATTGACATAAGACCGACATTCAGAACTGTCATAAGACATCTACTATCTCATTCAGACTCTGGTCCTCACCTCTGGCTCACTGGCCTCCTCTTTGGACACAAAACC
Proteins encoded:
- the mrps22 gene encoding 28S ribosomal protein S22, mitochondrial, yielding MAGLSSARCLLRSCSRIKHVERSTHTLMRCGVRTFCGGAQDTDNVRPQFTDAAVQDILSRITGLDLQKVFRPIQQKLNPPTYKLMTDEQVEQAIMGATEKAKKLLQMPPVLPERKPISDVLSEDKMLEGMDTAKYVFTDITYDIPHRERFIVVREPNGTLRKGSWEERDRLVQVYFPKEGRKLTAPLIFKEENMKMVFTQDRHEDVLDLCLVQFEPDSSEYIRVHAAAYEDLEKHGKYELLCSTRHLGGMAWYLVNARRVDGLIVDMLKRGLFKDAVSLVSLFHMVHPNSESAQEAASQQATGTDLLKIYAQMESQRSGYIELALQAYEQTAAEESAA